Genomic window (Paraburkholderia phenazinium):
TTCGCCCTGCCGTTCTCTCGTTCCCCATGAATCTCGAAAGCATTCTCTTTACCCAGGGTTTCGGTTCACGACGTCAATGCCGCGCGCTGATCGCCGACGGCCGCGTGACGATCGACGGCGCGCTCCACGCCGACCCCGATGCCGAGGTGCCGACCGAGGCGCTCAACTTCGCCGTCGACGGCATCACGTGGCCGTACCGCGAACACGCCTATCTGCTGCTCAACAAACCCGCCGGCTACGAATGCTCGCGCGAGCCGCAGCATCATCTGAGCGTGTTCAACCTGCTGCCGCCACAGTTTGCGGCGCGCGGCGTGCAGTGCGTCGGCCGGCTCGATCAGGATACGACCGGCCTCCTGCTGCTCTCCGACGACGGCAAGTTCGTCCATGCGTTCACCTCGCCGAAGCGCAAGGTGCCGAAGGTCTACGTGGCGACCACCCGCCATCCGCTCGACGATGCGCAACTCGGCGCCCTGCGCGAGGGCGTGCTGCTGCACGGCGAGCCGAAACCGATCGCCGCCGTCGCGGCACAGGCACGCAGCGAGCACGCGCTCGAACTCACCGTGCTCGAAGGCAAATACCATCAGGTCAAGCGCATGGTCGCGGCGGCAGGCAACCGCGTGGAGGCGCTGCATCGCGAGCGGATCGGCGGCTTGAGCTTGCCTGCCACCCTGGCCGAAGGCGCATGGCAGTGGCTCGACGAAACCGACCTCGGATCTTTACGGAGCGGGTAAACCGGTAAGCGGGCCGCGCGGCCCCGTGGCGTCGAGCGTCCTGTGTGCACCGCCCCACCCAGGACGGCGTCGCCGCTCCGTTTGCGCTGCGACGCAGCATGCCCTTCCTGACAAGTCGCTCTATACTCGATTAAAGAATGACTACAAAGGTTCAGGGAGGGGCGCCATGATCATCAACAATTCGTTCGAGATCCCGGCCGCGATCATTGGGTTTATCAGCCTTGCTGTGGTCCTGGTGGGTGCGCTGCTGTTCGTCATGCGTGTGCGCCACAAGTATCATCCGAGCCTGATCGGCGCGCTGGTCGGCGCGGTCCTGTGCTTCCTGCTGCTGGAAGCGCTGCCCGCGCTCACCTGAGATCGCTTGAGGCGGGTGTCGCGTCACCCTGCGCGCTGCGCAGGAAATCCGCTACCGTCGGATAGCGCAGACGCACGCGCAGTTCGCGCTTCATCCGCTCGTTCACGAGCCGCCGCGATTCGCGCATGAACGACATCATCATCGGTTCAAGTTGCGCCTCCGCTTGCGCCCGCGTGATACGCGGGGCACGTTCGAGGCCGTACGCGTCGGCCACCGCATCGAAGTACTCGCCCATTTTCAGCGTCGTATCGTCCGACGCGTGGACCACCCGCCCGCGCCGCCCGAGCCGCATCATGCGCACCAGAATC
Coding sequences:
- a CDS encoding pseudouridine synthase codes for the protein MNLESILFTQGFGSRRQCRALIADGRVTIDGALHADPDAEVPTEALNFAVDGITWPYREHAYLLLNKPAGYECSREPQHHLSVFNLLPPQFAARGVQCVGRLDQDTTGLLLLSDDGKFVHAFTSPKRKVPKVYVATTRHPLDDAQLGALREGVLLHGEPKPIAAVAAQARSEHALELTVLEGKYHQVKRMVAAAGNRVEALHRERIGGLSLPATLAEGAWQWLDETDLGSLRSG